Below is a window of Leptospira saintgironsiae DNA.
CGCTGAGATACGATAACACAAGAGGATTTACCTATTTAAATTGCAAATGTAGATCGTCTACCAGCGATCTTGCTGAAACTTCCGATTACCATTCCTATTACGGTCAGATCTTGCTTTATCTTCGGCAACTGAGACTACGATATTGCGTCCGTCTAAATCTTTCCCATTGAGTGCTGAAATCGCTGTTTTCGCTGAATATTGATCAGCAAAAGTAACAAAGCCGAACCCTCTTGATCTTCCGGTCTCACGATCTATTACTATATTTGCTTCCTGAATAGCGCCATGAGTCTCAAACAATTGGCGTAAGGTTAAATCGGTGGTTGACCAGCTAAGACCACCTACGAATAATTTGGATGACATGAATTTTATCCTCGTTCTATACGGATCCCCATGAAAGTTCCGTATGATAATTTAATTTAGATCAGTACGGGCTATGCAGTTAAAACAGAACGAGTAGAGAGCTTTAATGTCATTAAGTTCTTAGAATCAATCTCCTACAAGAAACATTTAGATAGCACTTAAGGAAAATGGATCGCGATCATAAACCGTCTTATCCCTTTTCAATATAGTAAGTTTTGCGATTTATTGTAATGTTTCATATATCAATATCGAATATTATCCGCATTACGCCTAACGACCAAGGGTTATCGACGTTTTGCGGGTGCGTAAGCACTTGGCGCGAGACTTGCTTTGCAAACGAAGTGACAGATGCAAATGTGCCGAAGGCCAAGCGAGAGTTGCGTAAGCAAGCTCGAAGCGCTGCGGAAGCACCGATAGTTAGTTACCGTTCTGGCTTTTTATCTTGACA
It encodes the following:
- a CDS encoding RNA recognition motif domain-containing protein — its product is MSSKLFVGGLSWSTTDLTLRQLFETHGAIQEANIVIDRETGRSRGFGFVTFADQYSAKTAISALNGKDLDGRNIVVSVAEDKARSDRNRNGNRKFQQDRW